From a single Brassica oleracea var. oleracea cultivar TO1000 chromosome C5, BOL, whole genome shotgun sequence genomic region:
- the LOC106345010 gene encoding uncharacterized protein LOC106345010, translating into MSDLGWLTYYLGIEVVQHEDGITLCQERYAKKILKETGMADCNLVHAPMEPSLRMSKSQEETSTLAHGLVFQRATNNTKLVGYSDSSHNVDEDDGRFKFKEMKELVGVKDLSKIDFKFKVEIVGDKLEN; encoded by the exons ATGAGTGATTTGGGATGGCTCACGTATTATCTCGGAATAGAGGTCGTGCAACATGAAGATGGGATCACTTTGTGTCAAGAGAGGTATGCGAAGAAGATTCTTAAAGAAACAGGGATGGCAGATTGTAACCTAGTTCATGCACCCATGGAACCTAGTCTAAGGATGTCGAAGTCACAAGAAGAAACAA GCACCCTTGCGCATGGTTTGGTGTTTCAGCGAGCTACAAACAATACGAAGCTAGTTGGATACTCTGATAGTAGTCACAATGTTGATGAGGATGATGGAAGATTTAAGTTTAAAGAGATGAAAGAACTTGTTGGAGTTAAAGACTTGTCGAAAATAGACTTCAAGTTTAAGGTGGAGATTGTTGGAGATAAACTTGAAAATTAA
- the LOC106345012 gene encoding uncharacterized protein LOC106345012 encodes MANSSNSLSLNNTLQLEEEDDDLVILPDVDNSELIARFQLSLVGRLSNKEKRSVEALIALLPRPNIWDVEGRARGVDLGNHRFQFDFESEADLQKVLSKRPCHFNKWSFALERWTPHVGDSFPHKMTFWVSATGIPTHFWLEPIFKALGKGLGLVGKVEEKAAKFELELDAERPLKFKLRAQLPSGEIVPVTLEYSNLHRWCHHCRLISHEIDTCPQITDEQREQLAKEKDLSRDQVPFPRMEVNRNGENSRRATAPVSKAPLPQERRQGDHPQRDIRDSVWKRIDSRYAPREDYRRDHRLAPREQEKLPHQKETYNKRRYDESFASTSRAKQLARSLPLPQPVTDKSLKERISTNLSPEHVRERPFKLNLRSKSIEDQKLKGKVADLENVFDEGSSAKKSLKFEEERPRSSSNLQVGPLKIQPSKEKEKSWYEQTLEEEEESVDRETVKQPAFHAEETRENVEDPDAEKILEGRRSDGGRRPIDGGSGTSGGCDRAGSRGIEQINTAPSEPEIGKKLSARPSPLAPFDQTTESCPAQTPSSKSRPSPAKKKRSSPSPIATGVSLTQRNLMGRASGKARVYKIGPNLQ; translated from the exons ATGGCTAACTCTAGTAACTCTCTCAGCTTGAACAACACGCTCCAACTGGAAGAGGAAGATGATGACCTGGTTATCCTCCCTGACGTTGACAACTCTGAGCTCATTGCTCGCTTTCAACTTAGCTTAGTGGGTAGGCTTTCAAACAAAGAGAAAAGGAGTGTGGAAGCCCTCATTGCCCTCCTGCCTAGACCCAACATATGGGATGTTGAAGGCAGAGCTAGAGGTGTGGACCTTGGGAATCACAGATTTCAATTTGATTTTGAGTCGGAGGCTGACCTACAGAAGGTGCTCAGTAAACGACCCTGCCATTTCAACAAATGGTCTTTTGCTCTGGAACGTTGGACTCCACACGTAGGTGACTCGTTTCCTCACAAGATGACTTTCTGGGTCAGTGCCACTGGAATTCCGACACACTTCTGGCTTGAGCCAATCTTCAAGGCCCTTGGGAAGGGACTCGGGCTAGTTGGAAAAGTGGAAGAAAAGGCAGCAAAATTTGAATTGGAGCTGGATGCAGAGCGTCCCTTAAAATTCAAGCTCCGTGCGCAACTACCTTCGGGTGAGATCGTCCCTGTAACTCTTGAATACTCAAACCTCCATCGTTGGTGCCACCACTGTCGTCTCATATCCCATGAAATCGATACTTGCCCTCAAATAACTGATGAACAAAGAGAACAGTTAGCAAAAGAGAAAGACCTATCAAGAGACCAAGTCCCCTTCCCTAGAATGGAAGTCAACAGAAATGGAGAGAACTCAAGGAGAGCAACCGCACCTGTCTCAAAGGCTCCATTGCCACAGGAAAGGCGACAGGGAGATCATCCTCAACGAGACATCAGGGACAGCGTTTGGAAACGCATTGACTCCCGTTATGCTCCTAGAGAAGACTACCGCCGAGACCACCGTCTAGCTCCTCGTGAACAAGAGAAACTGCCACACCAAAAAGAAACTTACAACAAGAGAAGATATGATGAATCTTTTGCTTCAA CTTCTCGTGCGAAACAACTTGCTCGCTCCCTTCCCCTGCCTCAGCCAGTGACTGACAAATCCTTAAAGGAGAGAATCAGTACAAACTTGTCTCCTGAACACGTTCGGGAACGGCCTTTTAAGCTTAATCTACGATCAAAATCTATTGAGGATCAAAAGCTGAAAGGAAAAGTGGCTGATTTGGAGAATGTATTTGATGAGGGAAGCTCTGCAAAGAAGAGCTTAAAATTTGAAGAAGAAAGGCCTCGGTCTTCAAGTAATCTGCAAGTCGGTCCACTGAAGATCCAACCTTCAAAGGAAAAAGAAAAGAGTTGGTATGAACAGACTCTAGAAGAGGAGGAAGAGTCGGTGGATCGGGAGACTGTTAAACAACCTGCTTTTCATGCGGAGGAGACGAGGGAGAATGTAGAGGATCCTGATGCAGAAAAAATCCTAGA AGGAAGACGATCTGATGGAGGAAGACGACCTATTGACGGAGGATCTGGAACAAGTGGAGGCTGTGATCGCGCCGGCTCAAGAGGAATCGAGCAGATAAACACGGCTCCTTCTGAGCCGGAGATAGGCAAGAAACTCTCTGCGAGACCAAGTCCTCTGGCCCCGTTTGATCAAACAACTGAATCTTGTCCTGCTCAAACCCCATCATCAAAATCGCGTCCATCGCCGGCAAAGAAGAAACGGAGCTCCCCAAGCCCAATTGCAACTGGTGTCTCTCTGACACAGAGGAACCTAATGGGTCGGGCTTCTGGAAAGGCTAGAGTTTATAAGATTGGGCCGAATCTGCAGTAG